A stretch of Henckelia pumila isolate YLH828 chromosome 4, ASM3356847v2, whole genome shotgun sequence DNA encodes these proteins:
- the LOC140864950 gene encoding RING-H2 finger protein ATL46-like, with product MICSMTEVQGNRWFLGDAHVKVSWIQHQISQNDPLFPSPPSAYGVSSNFHKESTPSPSSTKISPAVLFIIVILAILFFISGLLHLLVRFLTKNHSSSLSSRNLDASSPDALQRQLQQLFHLQDSGLDQAYIDALPVFSYKEIVGALEPFDCAVCLCEFAETDQLRLLPACSHAFHINCIDTWLLSNSTCPLCRMTLFNPGFSIENPIFEYDGFREEDGYPVYGEHGYSSTQKRMEIDELATVKGRFPVRLGKFRKLNDVECGEVGGETSNSSSSKLDARRCYSMGSYQYIVNDANLRVSLGRGQTDRNEKLVKGMEQVSNSSANGNAEGKSICIGTKTDSYSVSKIWLWSKKGKFGSSSGSHSEYPSSPNLDLSWMHRTEAI from the coding sequence ATGATTTGCTCAATGACAGAAGTACAAGGGAATAGGTGGTTTTTGGGGGATGCCCATGTAAAAGTTTCATGGATTCAGCATCAAATCAGTCAGAACGACCCCCTTTTCCCCTCACCCCCGTCTGCATATGGTGTCAGCAGTAATTTCCATAAAGAATCCACCCCTTCTCCATCTTCAACAAAAATTAGTCCTGCTGTTCTTTTTATTATAGTTATTTTAGCTATTCTGTTTTTCATATCCGGTCTTCTCCATTTGCTTGTTAGATTTCTCACCAAGAACCATTCATCCTCTCTGTCTAGTAGAAACCTTGATGCTTCTAGCCCTGATGCCCTTCAAAGGCAGCTGCAACAGCTCTTTCATTTGCAGGATTCTGGTCTGGATCAAGCATATATCGATGCGTTGCCCGTGTTTTCGTATAAGGAGATTGTGGGTGCACTAGAACCCTTTGATTGTGCTGTTTGTTTGTGCGAATTTGCTGAGACCGATCAATTGAGATTGCTTCCTGCTTGTAGCCATGCTTTTCATATCAACTGCATTGATACATGGCTCCTGTCAAACTCAACATGTCCTCTCTGTAGAATGACCCTTTTCAACCCTGGATTCTCCATTGAAAATCCCATTTTCGAATACGATGGTTTTCGGGAAGAAGATGGATATCCTGTTTATGGAGAGCATGGGTACTCATCTACTCAAAAAAGAATGGAAATTGACGAGTTGGCTACCGTGAAAGGGCGTTTTCCTGTTAGACTTGGTAAATTCCGAAAATTGAACGATGTTGAATGTGGGGAGGTAGGAGGAGAGACCAGTAACAGTAGCAGTAGTAAATTGGATGCTAGAAGATGTTATTCAATGGGTTCATATCAGTACATTGTCAATGATGCCAACCTTAGAGTGTCCTTGGGTCGTGGCCAAACAGATCGCAATGAAAAGCTTGTAAAAGGGATGGAGCAAGTTTCTAATTCATCAGCTAACGGGAATGCAGAGGGGAAGAGTATTTGTATCGGTACAAAAACTGATAGCTATTCGGTGTCCAAGATTTGGCTGTGGTCAAAGAAGGGGAAGTTTGGGAGTTCTTCGGGTAGCCACTCCGAGTATCCATCTTCACCGAACTTGGATTTATCATGGATGCATAGAACAGAAGCCATCTga
- the LOC140867428 gene encoding probable inactive receptor kinase At2g26730, with product MFATSSMKQILIRACVISLFLLKLAKSDDQDHDQQADQQKSGSGVSTNQILMFAGYFLIGLTVLFIVLLWLYKRVKTKEEKIEADNKVVAIDEISTIKPSFSTVELKAGGGISKTDISHASTETAMVSSSLIVLTSPEVNGLKFEDLLKAPAELIGRGSHGSVYKVACGPQGTSLAVKRIKDWNISSNEFKQRMRRLNQVKHPHVLPAIAFYSSRQEKLLVYEYQQNGSLFKLIHDDGNQSRQQFDWSSRLTVAAAIADALAFMHEELKNDRIPHGNLKSSNILLNNNMEPCISEYGLMLVNQQQQGHEEGGRSMIFKADTHAFGVILLELLTGRQLLNDGMDLASWVLAVVREEWTVEVFDKNLVREGASEERMVNMLQVAIKCVDKSAEARPSMNQVALMISMIREEEEKSMDVSELSITRSFIDV from the exons ATGTTTGCAACATCTAGTATGAAGCAAATCTTGATCCGGGCTTGCGTTATTTCACTGTTTCTGTTGAAACTGGCGAAATCTGATGATCAAGATCATGATCAGCAGGCGGATCAGCAAAAATCTGGTTCTGGTGTTTCTACTAATCAGATTCTCATGTTCGCAGGCTATTTTCTCATAGGTCTAACGGTCTTGTTCATCGTGCTTCTTTGGCTCTACAAAAGAGTGAAGACGAAAGAAGAGAAAATCGAGGCAGATAACAAGGTAGTAGCCATCGATGAAATTAGCACCATCAAGCCCAGTTTCTCCACGGTTGAGTTGAAGGCAGGAGGAGGGATCAGCAAAACCGATATCTCCCACGCTTCCACCGAAACTGCCATGGTTTCTTCGTCCTTGATAGTTCTCACGAGCCCGGAGGTGAACGGGCTGAAATTCGAAGACCTACTCAAGGCCCCGGCTGAGCTGATTGGGAGAGGAAGCCACGGTAGTGTCTACAAGGTCGCGTGCGGGCCACAGGGGACGAGCCTTGCTGTGAAGAGGATCAAGGATTGGAACATATCTAGCAACGAGTTCAAGCAGAGAATGAGAAGGCTGAATCAAGTGAAGCATCCTCATGTTTTGCCTGCCATTGCTTTCTACAGCTCCAGACAGGAAAAGCTTCTGGTTTATGAGTATCAACAGAATGGGAGCCTTTTCAAGCTAATCCATGACGATG GAAACCAGAGCAGGCAACAGTTTGATTGGAGCAGCAGGCTCACAGTCGCTGCCGCGATAGCCGATGCATTAGCCTTCATGCATGAAGAGCTGAAGAATGACAGAATCCCACACGGGAATCTGAAATCATCAAACATTTTGCTTAACAACAACATGGAGCCATGCATCAGTGAGTATGGCCTAATGCTTGTGAACCAGCAGCAGCAGGGCCACGAAGAAGGCGGCAGGTCCATGATCTTCAAGGCGGATACACACGCTTTCGGAGTGATTCTCCTGGAATTGCTGACAGGAAGACAGCTTCTGAACGATGGAATGGACCTCGCAAGCTGGGTTCTCGCAGTTGTTAGGGAGGAATGGACCGTGGAGGTGTTCGACAAGAACTTGGTACGCGAGGGGGCGAGCGAGGAAAGGATGGTTAACATGCTGCAAGTCGCGATCAAATGCGTCGACAAGTCCGCGGAGGCGAGGCCTAGCATGAATCAAGTGGCACTTATGATTAGTATGATTAGGGAGGAGGAGGAGAAATCGATGGACGTTTCGGAGTTATCTATTACAAGGTCATTCATTGATGTTTAA